GCGGGACAGCAGCAAACGTTTCTCAATGCGCGTGGAGCGCGGCTATCCACTCCCAATTTCGGATTACACGGCACGGGCATGGCGAGCCGAGCCCTGTCCGAGAAACTGGTCGAATGCCGCTGCCACGGCTCGCACCAGTGGCCGGGCTTCATGGCGCACGCGGATCGTGCGAAACTGCCGCTCCGCAATGCCGTCAGCAACCAGCATATCGATCATCGGGGCGGCGGTGGCGAGCAGCGCGTCCGGATCGGCATCGTACGCCTGGCACATCGCATCCAGATCTACGGCATAGTCGCACATCACCCGCTCGATCACAGCAGCCCGCAGCCTGTCTTCCGCCGTAAAGCGGTAACCTTTCCCCGTTGCCAGCGCGCCTGCCTTTATTGCACGCAGATAGTCGCTTGTTGTGACTGCATTTTGTACAAACCCCGTGGGCAGACGGCCGATGGAGGAGGCGCCAAAACCAATCAGCACCTCAGCGCTGTCCGTAGTATAGCCCTGAAAATTGCGGCGCAGGGTGCCAGCCTTTGCGGCCACAGCCAGCGGGTCCTGGGGGCGAGCATAGTGGTCTAGGCCAATGCGCTCGTAGCCCGCTGCTTCAAGCGTTGCGGCGATCTCCTCGGCCTGGGCATGACGTTCCGGGCCATCGGGCAGGATTGCGGTCATGAACTTGCGCTGGTGCGGCTTGAAGCTGGGCACATGGGCATAGCCGAAGACTGCCAACCGATCTGGCATAAGCGCCAGCGCCTGTTCGGCTGTCTGTCGGCAGGAGGAGACGGTTTGCTCCGGCAGACCATAGAGTAGGTCCAGGTTAAGGACGCGAATGCCGGCAAGACGCAAGCTCTCGGCCGCCCACGCTGTCTGCCCAAAGGTTTGCACCCGATTGATGGTGCGCTGAACCTTTTCATCGAAACTCTGCACGCCGAGGCTGGCGCGGGTCACGCCGCCAGAAGCAAGCGCAGCAATCATCTCAGGCGTTAAGGTACGTGGGTCAATTTCAATGGCAATCTCCGCCTCCGCCGCAATAGGAAAGTGGGCGTGCGCCAGTTCCATGAGGCCAAGAAAATCCTCCGGATGCATCAGGGTTGGCGTACCTCCACCGAAATGGATGTGCGTGACGCCCCGCTTATTCCCAAGCTGCCGCGCCACAAGGATAACCTCTTCCCGCAGGGCGTCCATGTAGCGGGCAATCGGTCCGTCGCGCCGGGTCACGCTGGTGTGGCAGCCACAGTACCAGCACATCGATCGGCAGAACGGCACATGGAAATAGAGTGACAGGCTCGCGATCTCCGGCACAGTTGCCAGCCATGTCGTGTAGTCATCCGCGCCAATAGCTGGTGTGAAGTGGGGGGCGGTCGGATAGCTGGTGTAGCGGGGCAGAAGGCGGTCAGCGTAGCGCAGCACGACATCCGGGGTCATATCCCTGTCTCTCCTCGGCGTTTGCTCGCCCGCACTAGGCTATGGCGCAGGCGGCTGCCTTGATCTGGATCATGGCCGCGTGTGCTTTCATCGCTACCAGGGCACGCCTCGGCTGCGTCACTTGGAGCAATTTCCTTCTGCCTTGGAAGTTGGCAAGGGAGGGAAAACGATGACAAGGCGTCCAGGCGGCCCTGCGCTTGCCTGGCGCATCAGTTGAGGCAACGGTATCCCGTGTCTATCATGCAGCTCCCTGCCCAGTTCAATCAGCCGGCTCCCATGCTGGAGGCAGGCCATCCGTGCGGCGATTGCGCCGCACGCTGCAGGGCCATCTGCAGCGTCCTGGAGAATGACGAACTGAAGACCTTCCGCAAAAGCGGAGCGACAATGCGCCTGGCGGCGGGCGAGACCCTGTTCTACGAGGGCGATCCGGCCCGCAGTGTTTACAGCTTGGCGCGTGGTACGCTGCGGTTGACCAAGATGCTGCCGGACGGACGCCGGCAGATCGCGGACTTTTTATTCCCCGGCGATTTTCTCGGGCTTACGCTGGAAGAAGGGCATTCCTTTTCCGCCGAGGCGGTTACCCCGGTTGAAATCTGTCGTTTCTCCTCGGCGCGGTTCGAAGCCTTTGCGGCCATTCATCCGCAACTGGAGCGGCGACTCTATGCCCTTGCCGCTCATGAGCTGGCCGCCGCCCGCCAGCAAGTGCTCCGGCTCGGGCGCAAGTCCGCCGCCGAGCGGATCGCCTCCTTCCTGCTCATGCTTGCCGGCCGCGAGCAGGATTCCGGCAGCACAACGAAGTCCAATGCACGGGAAGTTTTTCTGCCTATGTCCCGCACTGATATCGGCGACTATCTTGGATTACGGATCGAGACCATCAGCCGGGAGCTGAGCGCCATGAAGGCGCAGAAGCTCATTCGCCTGGCCAGTACCCAGCGGATCGAAATTCTCGATTTAGAGCGTCTTGAGGATATTACAGCGGGTGAAACGAACGTGCCGGGCTGCGTCTGCGCTTGATGGATAGCCGGAGAGCTATCGCTGCGCCTTCGCAATGATTTATGCTTTAGCTTCTATAATTTTACGCCTAACCTGGGCCCATGTTGCCGACAGCCCTTTGAGTTAGGAGACGACATGCGCCTTACCCGCGTTGCGGCCATTGCCGCGCTTACCCTTGCCCTTCCCATGGACGTGATTGCCCAGACCACGCCAACGGCGGATCCCTATGCTCCTGGCCGTGAGATCATTGCGGATATTAATAGGATCGTCACGCCTAATGGCGTGCAGGAAGAATTCGTGGCAACGCTTGGCGGCGCAAAGCAGGCGATCAGCGTGCGTGGCGCGGACCGAGACAATCCCATTTTGCTGTTCATCCATGGCGGGCCGGGCGCGGTGGAAATGCCTATCGCCTGGTCCTTCCAGCGGCCATGGGAGGATTATTTCACCGTGGTTCAGTGGGATCAGCGGGGCGCGGGTAAGTCCTACCGCCTCAACGACCCAGAAGAGATTGCGCCAACCCTGACTCTTGAGCGCTATCGCGACGACGCCATCGAACTGATCGAGCTGTTGCGTGCCCGCTATGGCAAGAAGAAGGTGTTCGTGCTGGGCCACAGTTGGGGATCGGCCGTCGGCCTTTCCGTTGCAGCGGCGCGGCCCGATCTGCTTTACGCTTACGTCGGGATGGGCCAGTTTATCAATGTGCGGGAGAACGAACGGGTTGGCATGGCCTGGACGTTGAAGCGTGCCCGCGAGGGAGGTAACGCGGAAGCAGTGCGGGCCATTGAGGCCCTGCGACCCTATCCGGATGCCGGGCCCTTCACTATCGATCAGGCGGACGGCTGGCGGAAATATGCCATTCCCTATGGTTCGCTGGCTGCCTATCGGGAGAACGCCAACTTCTACCTGCGCGCACCCCGGCTCTCGCCCGAGTATACCCCCGCTGATCGCCAAGCCTGGGCGGATGGCAGCGTCTTCACCGTCACCACGCTCTGGCCGCGCCTGGCCGATATGTCCTTTCAGGACGTCCGCAAGATGGATGTGCCGGTAATCATGTTCCTCGGCCGGCATGACTATACGACGCCTTCATCCATTACTGCCGGGTGGATGGAGCAACTCAAAGCGCCGAAGAAAGAGATCGTGTGGTTTGAGCATTCCGCCCATCTACCAATGGTGGAGGAGCCGGGCCGCGTGTTCGCGGCTCTCCTGCAGGATGTTCTGCCACTCGCCAGCGAAGGGAAAGGTGGCAAAAACGATGGTTGACGTCGGCCATCGGACGGCTGCTCCGCGGGTGTTCTGACAGGAACATTCCTCCGGCTCCGGCGATCACTGTGCGAAGCCATGCCGGAATTTTCGCCAGGGTCGGAGCCGGAAGGGAATGGACGTTCTGCTGTTCATCGATGAAGACCGCGCAACGGATCTGCGCGTCGGGGTGACTTTGGAGTTGGTTCGCGTCTGTGGCGGGCACATCAATTGCATCCAGGTCATGTCGCCCAATGCTCTGGTGGCCAGTGGCTCATTCGGTACTGCCAAAATGCTGGCGGATCGGGCGGAGGATGTGGAGCGTCATAAGGAGATGCTGCGGGATGCCACGCGGCAGAAAATGACTGCGGCAGGGGCCAGTTGGGAATACCACAGTTTTGATGGAGATATCGTCCAATCAGTCATTGAACAGTCACGGCTGGTCGATGTGATTGTTTTTAGCGCGGAGCGCCAACCATCCGCATTAAACAGGATGATTCCGTCGGCCGACGAACTGTTGCCACGCGTACGGGTTCCTGTTCTTGCTGTGCCCAGCCGTGATCCGATGTTTAGCATTGCCAGGCCGGTTATTATCGCGTGGGACGGCAGCCCCCAGTGCGCCTATGCTGTCCGCAGTGCGCTTGAGCCGCTACGCTGCGCTTCCTCCATTCTGATTGTCACGGTGGAAGGCGAGCGGCCCGAGATCACTGCCGCACAGGCGAAGGCGTATCTTGCCCATCATAAGCTGCAATCAGACATTCTCACCGTTCCGGCCACCATCCATCCGGTAAGTACCGTGCTCATTGAGACGGTCCATGCCCATCGCGCCGCCTGCGTGGTCATGGGCGCTTACGGCCACGGGCGGGCGCGGGAATTCCTGCTGGGCGGCGTCACCCGCGAGATGCTGAGAAATTGCCCAGTCCCGCTCTTGTTGGCGCACTGACGTTTCTCTTTGGCCAACTGTGCTCGCTTGTCGCTGGCGGGAACACTACCCCAGCACTGCCGTAGTAAGCCCACCGGGCGTGGCTTTCTCAGGCAGCGTAACGCGCTATGCCAAGGTCGGCGGTCTCGATTGCGGGCGTCCTGCCGGAGATGATATCGGCCAGCACGCTGCCCGAGCCACAGGCCATGGTCCACCCCAGCGTGCCGTGGCCGGTGTTGAGGTAGAGGTTGGGCAGCGGCGTCGTGCCGATAACGGGCGTGCTGTCGGGCGTCATAGGCCGAAGGCCGGTCCAGTATTTGGCGGCGCTGAGGTCACCCGCGCCGGGGAACAGGCTGTCGGCCGACATCTCAAGCGTGCGCCGCCGCCGCTCCGGCAGGTCGTTGGTGAAGCCGGAGACCTCGGCCATGCCGCCCACGCGGATGCGGTCGCCCAGTCGGGTGATGGCGATCTTGAAGCTTTCATCGAGCAGAGTGGATTCGGGCGCGCGGGTGGCCTCCACGATCGGCACGGTAATCGAATAGCCCTTCACCGGATAGACCGGCAGTTTCATCCCCAGTGGCTTGACGAGGAAGGGCGAGTAGCTGCCCATCGCCACCACATAGGCGTCTGCCGTCACGTCGCCCCGGCTGGTTTCTACTTTCGCGATTTTGCCGCCCGAGGTTACCAGTCGGTGAATGAGCGTGTCATACAGGAAGGTGACGCCCCCGGCCGCCGCCATGGTGGCGAGCGCATTGGTGAACTTGAAGCAATCGCCGGTTTCATCGTTAGGCAGGCGCAGGCCGCCCACGAACGGGTCGCGCGCATGGGCAAGGCCCGGCTCAACGGCGATGCAGCCTGCGCGGTCCAGCACCTCGAAGGGGACGCCGCCCGCGCGCAGTACCTCGATATCCTTGCCGATACCGTCCAGCTGCTCCTGCGTGCGGAATAGCTGCAGGGTGCCCTGCGCGCGCCCGTCGTACTCGATGCCGGTGTCCTTCCGCAGGCGGATCAACTCGTCACGGCTGAACTCGGCCAGCCGTACCATGCGGGCCTTGTTCACCGCATAGCGGGCCGAGGTACAATTCCGCAGCATAGCAAAGAGCCAGGCGTACATGGCCGGATCGGCATTGGGGCGGAGGATGAGCGGGGCGTGCTCCATCATCAGCCACTTGATCGCCTTCACTGGAATGCCGGGCGCGGCCCAGGGCGAGGAATAGCCGGGGGAAACCTGGCCCGCATTGGCGAAGCTGGTCTCATTCGCCGGACCTGGCTGGCGGTCGATCACCGTGACCGTGTGCCCGGCCTTCATCAGATACCAGGCGGTGGTTACGCCGATAACGCCACTGCCGAGAACTGCAACATGCATGGTCGGTATCCTGCAATCAGATGCTGTGTCTGGTTATTCGCCGATCCAGACCCGCGCGTAGCGATGGCCGAGGCTGGTCAGGATTTCATAAGCGATGGTGCCGGCGTCCGCCGCCACGGCCTCCAGTGGCTGGTGAGGGCCGATCAACTCTACCGTGTCGCCATAGGTCAGCGTGCCTTCGGGAAGCGCTGTCACGTCGAGCGTCATGCTGTCCATGGAGACGCGGCCCGCGATGGGCAGGCGGGTATTGCCGTAGTAGGCCGCGCCCCGGTTGCTCAGGTGGCGTGGCCAGCCGTCCGCATAGCCGACGCCAATAGTGGCAATGCGCGCCGGTTTATCGGGGGCGTAGGTGAGGCCGTAGCCGACCCCCTGACCCGCAGGAATGCTCCGCACCTGAATGATGCGGGCTTCCAGCCGCACCACCGGCTGGATGGGTGAGGGCAGCCCCGCGTGCGGCGCCACGCCGTAAAGCGAGACGCCGGGGCGCACCAGATCGAAACCGAAGGCGGGGGTGAGGAATGATCCGCCCGAGTTGGCAAAGGAGCGCGGGGCCCTCGGCAGCCGCGCCGTCAAAGCCTCGAACCGGGCGAGCTGGTCCGGGTTGGCGTCATGCTCGGGCTCGTCGCCGCAGGCAAGATGGCTCATCACGAGGGTGAGGTCGAAATCGCGCTCCAGGTCGATTTCCCTCAGCAGCGTGTCGATGTCAGCGGCCGCAAGGCCGAGGCGGGACATGCCGCTGTCCACCTGCAGCACGGCGGGCAGCCGTTGGCCTCTTGCCTTGCACAGGGCGACCCAGGCGCGGGCCTGATCCAGCCCATTCAGAACCGGAATGGCTCCCGCCTCGGCACACAGGTCTTCCGCTCCGGGCATGAGGCCGTTGAGAATGAACAGGCGGGCGTCTTCGGGCAGCAGCGGGCGCAGGGCAACGGCTTCCGACAGGTGGGCGACGAAGAAGTTGCGGCATCCGGCGGCGGCCAGTGCCGGGGCCACCCGGTCGGCCCCAAGGCCGTAGGCATCGGCCTTGACGACGGCCGCCGCCTGGGCGGGAGCCACCTGCCGGGCGATGGCGCGGTAGTTGACGCATAGCGCTTTCAGGTCGATCGTAAGGAGGGCGGCTGCGCCTCCGGTCCACGTGCTTTGCATTGCCCTGACTCGGCTCAAACTCGAGGACAGGAAGATAGATGAAATTTCTTCGAATAAGCTGCCAATCAGCGCTATAAGATGCGCCACTTGCGTGACAATTCGCATAAAATGCGGATCCATTGGAACATTATGCGATGAAGCTGGACGCGATCGACCGGAAGATCTTAGGCGTACTGCGCGGCAATGGCCGAATCCCTAACAATGAGCTGGCAGCGGCGGTGGGTCTTTCTGCCTCGGCTTGCCTCAGGCGGGTGCGTCTGCTGGAGCAGGCGGGCGTCATTCTGGGCTACACGGCGGTAGTGGCGGAGCCCGAGGTAGCCGGAGCGCTGACCGCCATCGTGCGTATCACGCTCGAAAAACAGACCGAGGATTATCTCAACCGCTTTGAGGCCGCCGTGCGGCGTCACCCGGAGATCGTCGAGTGCTTTCTGATGACCGGGGACGAGGACTATATCCTCCGCACCGTGGCCGACAGCCCGGCCGCCTATGAGGTCATTCACAAGGAAATTCTCTCCCGTCTGCCGGGCGTGGTGCGTATCAACTCAAGTCTTGCCATCCGCAGCGTGCTGGCGACCTGAAAAGGCGTGGGCGGCTGTTTCGGGGGTGTTATCCAGAGGGGGCCTCGGCCGGCTTGCCGGGCCGTGTGGCGGCAAGCGCCGTTGGTCGTTGTGGAGCAGTTCGGATTAAGGAAACTCTGGTGAAGCAAACGGTCAGCCCCCAGCCGGAAAACCAGTCGGGCCTGCCGCTGCCGCGTCGTCTCCACGCCATCGCGGCCATTTCCTGTGGTACGGCGCTGGTGGTGCTCGACGGGACCGTCGCCAATGTGGCGCTGCCCACCATCGCCCATGATCTCGGGGTGGGAAGCGCCGAGGTCGTTGGCGTAGTGACGGTCTACCAGTTGGTTCTGGTGATGCTATTGCTGCCGTTCTCAGGGCTGGGCGAGCGGATCGGCCTTAAGCGCTTGTTCCAGATCGGCCAGCTGGTCTTCACCGTGGCGACCATCCTCTGCTTCTTCGCAAAGAGCCTGCCGTTCCTTCTCATCGTGCGCGCCGCGCAGTCGGTGGGGGCAGCCGCTGTGCTCAGCGTGTCATCGGCCTTGATCCGCTCTGTCTATCCATCCAGTCAGCTTGGGCGGGGTATGGGCATCAACTCGGTCATCGTGGCGATCTCAGCGGCGCTTGCGCCGACACTTGGCGGCCTCGTGCTCGCCATCGCGCCTTGGCCCTGGGTGTTCGCAAGCGCGGTGCCATTCGCGCTGCTGAGCCTGGCATTCGGCCGGGCATTGCCGGATGTTGCGTCCCGGTCCGAGCCCTATGACGTGCTGGGCGCGGTGCTCTGTGCTCTCACCTTCGGACTGGTGATCGGCGGCATTGAAAGCGGGGTCCATGGCGACAGCCCTGTTGTCTCCGGCGCGATGGTCGCGGCCGGTATCGTGGTCGCCGTTCTCTTCATCCGGCGGCAGCAGGGCGAGGCCAAGCCGATTTTGCCGGTCGACCTCCTGCGTCAGCCGGTACTGGCGCTCTCGACAACCGGGGCGTTCCTGGCGTTTCTGGCGACCATGGCGGTGTTCGTCACCCTGCCGTTCCGGTTGCAGCACGGCTACGGCATGAGCCCGTCGGAAGTCGGCGCAGTCATCGCGCCGTGGCCGCTGACCATGATGGTGATCGCCCCCCTGGCTGGGTGGCTGTCCGACCGCTACCCGGCGGGCCTTCTGGGCGGCATCGGCATGGCCATCGCCGTTGCGGGCCTTCTCTGTATCGCCTTCCTGCCGGAGCAGCTGAACTGGTTCGAGATGAGCTGGCGCATGTCGCTGGCGAGCATGGGCTTTGCCATGTTCTTATCACCCAATGCCCGACTTATCGTTGGCTCCGCGCCCATTGAGCGGGCCGCTGCCGCTGGCGGCCTGATTGCGACCACGCGGATGGTCGGTCAGACCGGGGGCGCGACGCTCGCCTCGGCGTTGCTGGCGGTTGGTGTCGGCGCGGGCAAGGTTCCCGCCTTGGTTGCTGCCGGGTTGGCGTTGGTAGCCGGCGTATGCAGCCTTGCCCGCTTGCGTCCCTCGATCCGGTAATGCGCGGCTTCAGGTGTGGGCAGGCTTTCGGGCGTAGAGGCCGAAGGCGGCGATGATACCGTAGCAGACCGCGGGCAGGGTGAGCGCGAACTGAAGGCTGGTGAGGTCGGCGATGTGGCCGGTCAGCGGCGGGATGATCGCCCCGCCGACGATGGCGACGCAAAGGATGCCCGAACCTTCGGCGGCGCGCTTGCCCAGTCCCTCGCAGGCGAGGCTGAAGATGGTCGGGAACATAATCGAGTTCATCAGGCCGACGGCCAGGAGTGCCCAGCCTGCAACTGCGCCGATGCTGTTTATGGAAACGAGGATCAGCGTGATCGAGCCGAGCGCGGCGGTCGCCAGCACCTTGCCCGGCGAGAACACCCGCAGCAGGAACGCGCCGATGAACCGCCCGATGAGCGCGCCGCCCCAATAGAAGGCGACATGCTTGCCCGCCGCCTGCTCGCCAAGGCCCATGACGTCGGACAGCATCAGGTAGTTGACGATCAGCGAGCCGATGGCGACCTCCGCCCCCACATAGAGGAAGATGGATAGCGCGCCGAAGCCGAAGCGGGGCCGCTTCATGAGGTCGAACGCATGAAAAATGCTGGTCTGGGTGGCGTGCTCCTCCTTCAGCCGGTTGCGGCGCAACCAGATGACGGCGGCGACCACAAGGAGAACGACGGCAAGACCCAGATAGGTGCGAACCACTACGTGGGTTTCCTGCGTGCGGTAAGCGTCGAGCGCCGCGCCCGTGAGCGTTGCCGGGTCAACGGTTGCAAGACTGCCGAGGATCAGGATGGAGCCGACATAGGGGAAGATCGTGGTGCCGAGCGAGTTGAACGCCTGCCCAAAGGTGAGGCGGCTGTGGGCCGTCTCCGGCGGGCCCAGCAGCGAGATCAGCGGGTTGGCGACCACCTGGACGATGGTGATGCCCGCAGCCAGCACGAACACCGCGATGAGGAAGACGCTGAACAGGCTCGAGCGGGAGGCCGGTATGAACAGGAGGCAGCCTACCATGATCGTGAGGAGCCCGAAGGCAGCGGTTCGCATGTAACCGGCACGCCGTACGATGGCCGCCGCCGGGATCGAGATGATGAAATAGGCGGCAAAGAACGCCGACTGCACCAGCATCGCCTGTGCGTAGGAGAGCGTGAACAACTCCTTGAGCTTGGGGATGATGACATCATTCAGGCTGGTGATGCCGCCGAAGATGAAAAACAGGGCGAAGACGAACACCCGCAAGTCCGGCGCGTCGATGCCGCGCGCGGTGGTGTCGGTTGGTTTCAAAGCGGCGGCATCGGCATGCATGATGGACTCATCAGGTCAAAGGGATGAAAGGGCACGAAGGGCAGGCGGCGTCAGGGTTTCATCTGCCGCCCAGAGAGTGTCGTATCGGCCGACAGAGTGCTGTCGCCGGCAAAACGACCGATCGTCACCTGGTAACGCCCCGGTGTGATCTGCCAGCCGTGGGCGTCGGTGCTCCAGTTGGCCAGGATGCGCGGCTCGGCAGTGATCGTCACCCGCCGGGTCTCGCCCGGCTGAAGGCCAACCCGCTGCCAGCCCGCCAGCCGGGCAGGCTTGCCGTCTGCACCCTTCACATAGAGTTGGGGCACGTCCGCGCCCGAACGCTTGCCCGCGTTCGTTACATCGAAGCTCACCGTCACGGTATCGCCGCCCTTCACCTCCAGATTGCCGTAGGTGAACTGCGTGTAGGAAAGCCCGTAGCCGAAGGGGAACAGAGGCTTCAGCCCCTTCGCCTCATACCAGCGATAGCCCACATTGCTGCCCTCCACGTAATCGACCGGGAAGGACTGCACCTCGGCGTTGGAGCCACCGCCCGGGTTGGCTGCGGCGGTTGCGGCTTCCGCGGCCTTGAACTGGGCAAGGCCCACCGGCTCGGGCCGCGGCGGCTGCGCGGCCTCACGCGGGAAGGTGATCGGCAGCCGGCCGGACGGATTGATCTTGCCGGTCAGAATACGAGCGATGGCCTCGCCGCCGCGCTGGCCCGGATACCAGGCTTCTAAAATCGCGCCCACCTTGTCGGCCCACGGCATCAGTACCGGCCCGCCGGTCTCCAGCACCACGACCGTGCGCGCGTTGGAGGCGGCAACCGCCTCGATGAGCGCGTCCTGATTGTCGGGCAGCACCAGATTCTCCGCATCCTGCGCTTCGGTCTGCCACTGGGTGGCGAAGACGATGGCGATATCGGCGGCTTTTGCTGCCGCGGCAGCAGCTGCGGGATTGCTGCCGTCTACATAGGTAATCTCGGCATCCGGCGCTTCGGCCTGAAGGGCCTTCAGCGGTGAGGAGGCGTGATAGGTAACGCGGGCAAAGGACGCGGCGGGGCCGCTCTTCAGCGGAATTTCGATGGGGGCGCCGCCGACCGAGCGTACCTGCGACGAGCCGCCGCCCGAGAGCACGCCCACATCAGCATGACCGCCGATTACCACGACGCGCTTGGCCGCCTTGGCAAGCGGCAGCAGGGAGTCCTTGTTCTTTAGGAGGACGATGCCCGCTTCCGCCGCTTTCTGGGCGACAAGCGCGTTGCGGTCATAATTAATGGGCTGGGGCGCGTCCGGCATCGGGTTTTCGAGGAGGCCGTTTTCGATGACGCCTGTCAGAATGCGCCGCACCATTTCGTCAAGGCGCGCGGCGGGCACTGCGCCTTTCTCGATGGCTTTCGCCAGCGGCTCGCCAAAATAGATCTGCTTGTCCAGTTCCTGGCCCGACTCCTGGTCGAGCCCGGCGAGTGCTGCTTTTTCGGTCGAGTGGACGCCGCCCCAGTCGGACATCACCCAGCCCTTATAGTTCCAATCGCGCCGCAGCACATCGGTCAGAAGGAATTTGTTCTCGCACGCCCAGTCGCCGTTGACCTTGTTGTAGGCGCACATCACCGAGCCGGGATTGCCCCGCTCGATGGCAATCTGGAAGGCGAGCAGGTCGCTCTCCCGCAACGCCGCCTCGTCGATGCGTGCATTCAGCACCATGCGGCCCGTCTCCTGCGCGTTCAGCGCGAAGTGCTTGATGGTGGAGACGATGTGGTTGCTCTGCACGCCGCGGATCGCCTCGCCTGCCATGACTCCGGCCAGCAGCGGGTCCTCGCCCAGATATTCGAAATTGCGGCCGTTCCACGGATCGCGGGTCAGGTTGACGCCGCCCGCCAGCAACACGTTGAACCGCTTGGCCCTGGCCTCAAGGCCGATCATCGCCCCGCCTTGATAGGCGATCGTGGGATCGAAGCTGGCGGCGGTCGCCAGCCCGGCCGGGAGCGCGGTTGCCACATCGCCCTTGCGCTGCTCCACCTGATTGGCGACGCCGAGGCTGGCGTCGCTCTCGCGCAGCGTCGGAATACCGAGCCGGGGAATGCCGGGAATATGTCCGGCGGAGGGGATCATATCCGTCGGCGCGCCGGGCTTGCCGGTCGCCATGGGCGGGAAGAAGCCGTGGACCAGTTGCAGCTTTTCCTCGCGTGTCATCTCCTTCACCAGCGCATCGGCACGGGCGGCGGCGTTGACCTGCTGTTCGGCCTGAGCCGGAAGCGTGGTGGCGATGAGCAGCGCCGCGGTGGTGAGCATGACAGGACGGGCCAGAAGATGTGCGGTTTTCATGAAATTCCTTTCATTCCAGTCATGCGGACGGGCGTGGCGGATTGCCGGTAATAGGTATTGAGGAGGGTCCGGTGATCGGGCAGGTGGGCAAGCGCCTGCTGGCCGGCTGCACGAACCTTGGAGAAGGCGGCCTGTGCTGCTGCAGTGTCAGGATAGGGCGTGAGGCCTTGCAGCTCGGTTCTGAAGCCCATGCCGTAGAGGATGTAGTGATAGCTTGGCGGCAGGAAGGTCTCGAGATCGACAATGAAATCAAACCGGGACGGCGGGCGATACCGCCACTCCATCAGTAAATCGTGCAGGTCTCCGGGAATAGAAACCGCGTCCGTGTTGTCGCGCCAGTAGGTCGTGTCGCGCCGTTGGCTGATGCAATAATGCAATTTCAGGAAGGCGACGATGCGCTCGAACCGCCCCAGCATGAGCCGGTTGAAACGCCGGGCGACGGCTTCCCGCGTATTGCGATCTCCTGTGGTAAGAAAATCGCCGAGCATGGAGAGTGCGCTTTCGATCAGCATGATGCCGGTCGACTCCAGCGGCTCAAAAAATCCGGCGGAC
The window above is part of the Pedomonas mirosovicensis genome. Proteins encoded here:
- a CDS encoding MFS transporter, whose protein sequence is MKQTVSPQPENQSGLPLPRRLHAIAAISCGTALVVLDGTVANVALPTIAHDLGVGSAEVVGVVTVYQLVLVMLLLPFSGLGERIGLKRLFQIGQLVFTVATILCFFAKSLPFLLIVRAAQSVGAAAVLSVSSALIRSVYPSSQLGRGMGINSVIVAISAALAPTLGGLVLAIAPWPWVFASAVPFALLSLAFGRALPDVASRSEPYDVLGAVLCALTFGLVIGGIESGVHGDSPVVSGAMVAAGIVVAVLFIRRQQGEAKPILPVDLLRQPVLALSTTGAFLAFLATMAVFVTLPFRLQHGYGMSPSEVGAVIAPWPLTMMVIAPLAGWLSDRYPAGLLGGIGMAIAVAGLLCIAFLPEQLNWFEMSWRMSLASMGFAMFLSPNARLIVGSAPIERAAAAGGLIATTRMVGQTGGATLASALLAVGVGAGKVPALVAAGLALVAGVCSLARLRPSIR
- a CDS encoding sugar MFS transporter; the encoded protein is MHADAAALKPTDTTARGIDAPDLRVFVFALFFIFGGITSLNDVIIPKLKELFTLSYAQAMLVQSAFFAAYFIISIPAAAIVRRAGYMRTAAFGLLTIMVGCLLFIPASRSSLFSVFLIAVFVLAAGITIVQVVANPLISLLGPPETAHSRLTFGQAFNSLGTTIFPYVGSILILGSLATVDPATLTGAALDAYRTQETHVVVRTYLGLAVVLLVVAAVIWLRRNRLKEEHATQTSIFHAFDLMKRPRFGFGALSIFLYVGAEVAIGSLIVNYLMLSDVMGLGEQAAGKHVAFYWGGALIGRFIGAFLLRVFSPGKVLATAALGSITLILVSINSIGAVAGWALLAVGLMNSIMFPTIFSLACEGLGKRAAEGSGILCVAIVGGAIIPPLTGHIADLTSLQFALTLPAVCYGIIAAFGLYARKPAHT
- a CDS encoding beta-glucosidase, with protein sequence MKTAHLLARPVMLTTAALLIATTLPAQAEQQVNAAARADALVKEMTREEKLQLVHGFFPPMATGKPGAPTDMIPSAGHIPGIPRLGIPTLRESDASLGVANQVEQRKGDVATALPAGLATAASFDPTIAYQGGAMIGLEARAKRFNVLLAGGVNLTRDPWNGRNFEYLGEDPLLAGVMAGEAIRGVQSNHIVSTIKHFALNAQETGRMVLNARIDEAALRESDLLAFQIAIERGNPGSVMCAYNKVNGDWACENKFLLTDVLRRDWNYKGWVMSDWGGVHSTEKAALAGLDQESGQELDKQIYFGEPLAKAIEKGAVPAARLDEMVRRILTGVIENGLLENPMPDAPQPINYDRNALVAQKAAEAGIVLLKNKDSLLPLAKAAKRVVVIGGHADVGVLSGGGSSQVRSVGGAPIEIPLKSGPAASFARVTYHASSPLKALQAEAPDAEITYVDGSNPAAAAAAAKAADIAIVFATQWQTEAQDAENLVLPDNQDALIEAVAASNARTVVVLETGGPVLMPWADKVGAILEAWYPGQRGGEAIARILTGKINPSGRLPITFPREAAQPPRPEPVGLAQFKAAEAATAAANPGGGSNAEVQSFPVDYVEGSNVGYRWYEAKGLKPLFPFGYGLSYTQFTYGNLEVKGGDTVTVSFDVTNAGKRSGADVPQLYVKGADGKPARLAGWQRVGLQPGETRRVTITAEPRILANWSTDAHGWQITPGRYQVTIGRFAGDSTLSADTTLSGRQMKP